One genomic region from Egicoccus sp. AB-alg6-2 encodes:
- a CDS encoding carbohydrate ABC transporter permease: MFTFVAFPLYAVLLTSVQTERDVRSPDLSLIPTYLDFSHYQAVLTPGHIVPVVEGMMNSLFVSLVAAIIAVALAAPAAYALHRLHVPGGRYILAAMVSVYVLPTLLFIIPLYIAWISVGLHDTYAGLIIPYVAFLLPFTVWILGSFVKAVPAEVEEAARIDGASPLQILTRIVTPLILPGVFACLLLGFILSWVEFLTPLLFTSDITILTVALGLYRSTFDIQIGQLAASAVLTALPVIVITLIFQKRLQEVIVVGADK, from the coding sequence TGGCGTTCCCCTTATACGCGGTGTTGCTCACGAGTGTGCAGACCGAACGTGACGTCCGATCGCCGGACCTCTCGCTGATTCCGACCTACCTCGACTTCAGTCACTACCAGGCGGTGCTCACGCCCGGACACATCGTCCCGGTCGTCGAGGGGATGATGAACAGCCTCTTCGTCTCCCTCGTCGCCGCGATTATTGCGGTCGCTCTCGCCGCTCCCGCCGCCTACGCGCTGCACCGACTGCATGTTCCAGGTGGCAGGTACATCCTGGCAGCGATGGTGTCGGTGTACGTGTTGCCCACGCTGCTGTTCATCATCCCGCTCTACATCGCCTGGATCAGCGTCGGCCTCCACGACACGTACGCGGGGTTGATCATCCCGTACGTCGCGTTCCTTCTGCCGTTCACCGTCTGGATCCTCGGCTCCTTCGTCAAGGCGGTCCCCGCCGAGGTGGAGGAGGCTGCGCGGATCGATGGCGCCTCGCCACTGCAGATCCTGACCCGCATCGTCACCCCCTTGATCTTGCCGGGAGTGTTCGCCTGCCTGCTGCTGGGGTTCATCCTCTCCTGGGTCGAGTTCCTCACGCCACTGCTGTTCACCAGCGACATCACCATCCTCACCGTCGCGCTCGGGCTGTACCGCTCGACTTTCGACATCCAGATCGGGCAGTTGGCGGCATCAGCGGTCCTGACCGCGCTTCCCGTGATCGTCATCACTCTGATCTTCCAGAAGCGCCTCCAAGAGGTCATCGTGGTCGGAGCCGACAAGTGA
- a CDS encoding creatininase family protein, with the protein MDVRLHTRTWLEVRELLDDEPVIVIPIGALEQHGPHLPLETDFRMADTVAELAAQRATADGTPTLVTPPIWSGYSPHHMDFQGTVTLSSATLQAVIRDVAVSLWRHGFRKILFLNGHGGNANLLGGMVQTLRFEEGVRVAAASYWSFVADRIGEWRHSGPGGIDHACEMEMSLMLHVRPEHARAEVATDGTWFPNSRFLTGDLAIGAPVSVSWSFSELTENGTLGDPVKASAERGAELLTMIVDEVAAFLTEFRNWNWDEPRAI; encoded by the coding sequence ATGGACGTTCGACTGCACACCCGAACCTGGCTGGAAGTCCGTGAGCTGCTTGATGACGAGCCCGTCATCGTCATCCCGATCGGTGCGCTCGAACAGCACGGTCCGCATCTGCCGCTCGAGACCGACTTTCGGATGGCGGACACGGTCGCCGAGTTGGCCGCCCAACGAGCCACTGCGGACGGCACCCCAACCCTGGTCACGCCGCCGATCTGGAGCGGCTACTCGCCCCATCACATGGACTTCCAGGGCACCGTCACGCTCAGTTCCGCGACCCTTCAAGCCGTCATCCGCGACGTCGCGGTCAGCCTGTGGCGCCATGGGTTCCGCAAGATCTTGTTCCTCAATGGCCACGGTGGGAACGCGAACCTGCTCGGAGGCATGGTGCAAACGCTGCGGTTCGAAGAAGGGGTCAGGGTCGCAGCCGCGAGCTACTGGTCCTTCGTGGCCGACCGCATCGGCGAGTGGCGGCACTCCGGACCGGGCGGGATCGATCACGCCTGCGAGATGGAGATGTCGTTGATGTTGCACGTCCGCCCCGAGCATGCCCGAGCCGAGGTCGCGACCGACGGCACGTGGTTCCCCAACTCCCGCTTCCTGACCGGCGACCTTGCCATCGGTGCGCCGGTCTCGGTGTCGTGGAGCTTCAGTGAGCTGACCGAGAACGGGACGCTGGGCGACCCCGTGAAGGCGAGCGCCGAGCGCGGCGCCGAACTCCTCACCATGATCGTCGACGAGGTCGCCGCCTTCCTCACCGAGTTCCGCAACTGGAACTGGGACGAGCCGCGAGCAATCTGA
- a CDS encoding MBL fold metallo-hydrolase — protein sequence MTPTLDILIQPVVLRFSIHQDEIVYHFASNADMQLDRMEHLMGIDPNETMLFDSNLGFLPIATTVLIRGERNIVIDPGNHHTGFYGQLGLSLRRFGLEFSDIDAVVASHCHHDHFSSVFKFPGSELVMGEGELDFARSVYGKETVDATVGKLGTLSEVPLDGVVDLCEGVQVVSTPGHTPGHVSVAVEIGDERILITGDASMTRSEYEDGAFSHWYEEDQRREVERSAERMRSLEPTLVLPGHDRAFRPQERR from the coding sequence ATGACCCCGACGCTCGACATCCTGATCCAACCGGTGGTGCTGCGCTTCAGCATCCACCAGGACGAAATCGTCTACCACTTCGCTTCCAACGCCGACATGCAGCTCGACCGCATGGAACACCTCATGGGTATCGACCCGAACGAAACCATGCTCTTCGATTCCAACCTCGGCTTCCTGCCGATCGCGACCACGGTGCTCATTCGGGGTGAGCGCAACATCGTGATCGACCCGGGTAACCACCACACCGGTTTCTACGGGCAGCTGGGCTTGTCGCTACGCCGCTTCGGGCTGGAGTTCAGCGACATCGATGCCGTGGTCGCCAGCCACTGCCACCACGACCATTTCTCGAGTGTCTTCAAGTTCCCGGGCAGCGAACTGGTCATGGGCGAGGGCGAGCTCGACTTCGCCCGCTCCGTCTACGGCAAGGAGACGGTCGACGCGACCGTCGGCAAGCTCGGCACCCTCTCCGAGGTGCCGCTCGACGGGGTCGTCGACCTCTGTGAAGGCGTGCAAGTGGTGTCCACTCCGGGTCACACGCCCGGTCACGTCAGCGTGGCCGTGGAGATCGGCGACGAGCGCATTCTCATCACCGGCGACGCGTCGATGACCCGCTCCGAGTACGAGGACGGCGCATTCAGTCACTGGTACGAGGAGGACCAGCGGCGTGAGGTCGAACGCAGCGCCGAGCGCATGCGGTCGCTCGAGCCGACGCTCGTCCTGCCGGGTCACGATCGCGCTTTCCGACCGCAGGAGCGGCGATGA
- a CDS encoding Gfo/Idh/MocA family protein — protein sequence MIGSLHARVYADHPSTDLVGVVDADLARAENVASDLGTRAYRDLDGLLEKANLDILSVAVPEQHRTYPAVAAAAQGVHLLLEKPLAPTLEEVDELLDALEPAGVTTMVNFILRSDPRYLQVREAAQAGAFGELRTLTARRTGTAAGAEVYGPWTDLLISTAIHDLDIMTWVAGAPVSRVYAEAVAGRCAEWGHEDAVLATLRFANGVIGAVETSWVLPTSPAPLSSGLRVVGTAGGATIEGNDHGLALLDGDGLHLPDLANWPMGRSGVEGSLRASIDHFIACVRTGADPVMDLQGARAAQVVVAAIKESINAGTPVTIDTSRTGSQIP from the coding sequence ATGATCGGGTCTCTCCACGCCCGGGTGTACGCGGACCACCCGAGCACGGATCTGGTCGGTGTGGTCGACGCGGACCTCGCTCGTGCAGAGAATGTCGCCTCGGACCTCGGCACGAGGGCCTACCGCGACCTCGACGGGCTCCTCGAGAAGGCGAACCTCGACATCCTCAGCGTCGCCGTTCCCGAGCAACACCGGACGTATCCCGCCGTCGCTGCAGCAGCGCAGGGCGTCCATCTCCTCCTCGAGAAGCCGTTGGCGCCCACCCTGGAGGAGGTCGACGAACTCCTCGACGCGCTCGAACCCGCCGGCGTCACGACGATGGTCAACTTCATCCTGCGTTCGGACCCCCGCTACCTGCAGGTTCGCGAAGCCGCTCAGGCTGGTGCCTTCGGGGAACTGCGCACGCTCACTGCGCGCCGGACCGGAACCGCGGCCGGAGCGGAGGTCTATGGGCCCTGGACGGATCTGCTCATCTCGACCGCTATCCACGACCTCGACATCATGACGTGGGTCGCTGGAGCGCCGGTCAGCCGGGTCTATGCAGAGGCGGTCGCTGGTCGATGCGCGGAGTGGGGGCACGAGGATGCCGTGCTCGCGACGCTGCGGTTCGCGAACGGCGTCATCGGTGCGGTGGAGACGAGTTGGGTGCTTCCGACCTCGCCCGCGCCACTGTCCTCGGGGCTGCGTGTCGTGGGCACAGCGGGCGGAGCCACCATCGAGGGGAACGATCATGGTCTCGCGTTGTTGGACGGCGACGGCCTGCACCTGCCTGACCTCGCCAACTGGCCCATGGGTCGTTCCGGCGTCGAGGGAAGCCTCCGAGCCAGCATCGATCACTTCATTGCCTGCGTGCGGACAGGCGCGGATCCCGTGATGGATCTGCAAGGTGCCAGAGCCGCCCAGGTCGTCGTCGCTGCCATCAAGGAATCGATCAATGCCGGCACGCCCGTCACCATCGACACCAGCCGAACCGGGAGCCAGATCCCTTGA
- a CDS encoding IclR family transcriptional regulator: MNTEVSAYSIRSVERVVDLLELLASADSPVSLSHLAEAADLPRSSAFRYLATLESRGYALRDPDGSGYLLGPAVPRSTDRSLDELVEIAHPHLEQLAKAAGETVNLGILSGSRVCYLDIVESHRQVRLAAKVGDRDRIHSTALGKAIASRLTEDAVRHILRVEGMPVLTKRTIDDPGAYLDALAAVREQGYAVDDRENENDGRCVAVPLTVSGLQAAVSLSAPASRFSAEEVPHVAEELRDLCVAIAEDYRRRLAQTP, encoded by the coding sequence ATGAACACCGAGGTCAGTGCCTACTCGATCCGCTCGGTCGAGCGCGTCGTCGACCTTCTGGAGCTTCTGGCTTCTGCGGATTCGCCCGTCTCACTCAGCCACCTGGCCGAGGCAGCCGACCTTCCCAGGAGCTCGGCATTCCGTTACCTGGCCACACTCGAGAGCCGCGGCTACGCGCTCCGCGACCCGGACGGATCCGGTTACCTGCTCGGACCAGCAGTGCCACGCTCCACCGACCGCAGTCTCGACGAGTTGGTGGAGATCGCCCATCCTCATCTCGAGCAGCTGGCGAAAGCGGCCGGAGAAACCGTCAATCTCGGGATCCTCAGTGGTAGCCGGGTCTGCTACCTCGACATCGTCGAGAGCCATCGACAGGTGCGCCTCGCGGCAAAGGTGGGGGATCGTGACCGTATCCACAGCACCGCTCTCGGGAAGGCGATCGCCTCGCGGCTGACCGAGGACGCCGTCCGCCACATCCTTCGTGTCGAGGGGATGCCGGTCCTGACCAAGCGCACCATCGACGACCCCGGCGCGTACCTCGATGCCCTGGCCGCGGTCCGTGAACAGGGCTACGCCGTCGACGACCGCGAGAACGAGAACGACGGTCGCTGTGTGGCGGTACCGCTCACGGTCTCGGGACTCCAGGCGGCGGTCAGCCTCAGCGCCCCTGCCAGCCGCTTCTCCGCCGAAGAAGTCCCTCACGTCGCAGAAGAACTCCGTGACCTGTGCGTCGCCATCGCGGAGGACTATCGGCGGCGGCTGGCGCAGACGCCGTGA
- a CDS encoding M81 family metallopeptidase, which translates to MSSDGARPRIGLAGCFHETNTFASTVTDVAAFRASRGWYVGAELLDAYGGTRTVMGGMIDGAREHGFELVPVFGAFATPAGIVTKTAFEEISARLIEGLRAASHLDGVLLELHGAMVVEGDRDPETTLLTAIRETIGDLPLVAVTDLHANMTAERVALLDALVGYRTNPHVDTYESGADAAGHLSRLLNDGLETTLLHRAVPVIAAPIAQRSADLPLLRLLATAHEQQRRHRLLDVTVHAGYAFADVPHAGVSFTVTAPIDRTAQAEEVLDRLARQAWEHRSEFAVELPDARAAAEQAIALYRRHGRPIAVADTGDNINGGGPGDATWLLRAALEVAEAPVAGTLWDPRAVEIARAVGVGGTFDAELGGRAETLSGEPLRGPATVRWLGEGAFVNTGPMASGARVTMGLAAVVEIGRAHVILQSLPVQPNDPEMFRAVGLDPAQQALVLLKGAAAIRAGWAPIVSGFVDAGTPGVTDCDVRRLPYQSLHGVWPLDSGATLPPTTTEEMTR; encoded by the coding sequence GTGAGCTCCGACGGCGCCCGCCCCCGCATCGGCCTCGCCGGCTGCTTCCACGAGACGAACACCTTCGCGAGCACCGTCACCGACGTCGCCGCTTTCCGCGCCAGCCGCGGCTGGTACGTCGGAGCGGAGCTGCTCGACGCCTACGGCGGCACCCGCACGGTGATGGGCGGAATGATCGACGGCGCCAGGGAGCATGGGTTCGAGCTCGTCCCAGTGTTCGGCGCGTTCGCGACCCCAGCCGGCATCGTGACCAAGACCGCCTTCGAGGAAATCTCGGCGCGACTGATCGAAGGGCTCCGAGCGGCAAGCCATCTCGACGGGGTGCTCCTCGAGCTTCACGGCGCCATGGTGGTCGAAGGCGACCGCGACCCGGAAACGACCCTGCTCACCGCCATCCGCGAAACGATCGGTGACCTCCCGCTCGTTGCGGTCACCGACCTCCATGCGAACATGACCGCCGAGCGTGTGGCATTGCTGGACGCGCTCGTCGGCTACCGCACCAACCCGCACGTGGACACCTACGAATCGGGAGCCGACGCGGCCGGCCACCTCTCCCGCTTGCTCAACGACGGACTGGAGACGACGCTCCTCCACCGTGCCGTCCCGGTCATCGCCGCCCCGATTGCGCAACGGAGCGCCGACCTTCCGTTGCTCCGGCTGCTGGCAACCGCCCACGAACAGCAACGCCGACACCGCCTGCTCGATGTGACCGTGCACGCCGGTTACGCGTTCGCCGATGTGCCTCACGCGGGGGTGTCCTTCACCGTCACCGCGCCCATCGACCGGACGGCGCAGGCCGAAGAGGTTCTCGATCGGCTCGCCAGGCAGGCGTGGGAGCATCGCTCGGAGTTCGCCGTCGAGCTACCCGACGCTCGTGCAGCCGCCGAACAGGCGATCGCGCTCTACCGGCGGCACGGACGCCCGATCGCAGTCGCCGACACCGGCGACAACATCAACGGCGGTGGCCCGGGCGACGCGACCTGGCTGCTGCGTGCCGCACTCGAGGTGGCAGAGGCGCCCGTCGCCGGGACGCTCTGGGATCCCCGCGCCGTCGAGATCGCCAGGGCGGTGGGCGTCGGCGGCACGTTCGACGCCGAGCTCGGCGGCAGGGCGGAGACGCTCAGCGGTGAACCGCTGCGCGGCCCGGCCACGGTCCGCTGGCTCGGTGAGGGCGCCTTCGTCAACACCGGCCCCATGGCGTCGGGTGCGCGAGTCACGATGGGGCTGGCCGCCGTTGTCGAGATCGGCCGGGCACACGTCATTCTGCAGTCGCTGCCGGTCCAGCCGAACGATCCGGAGATGTTCCGGGCGGTAGGCCTGGATCCAGCGCAACAGGCGCTCGTCCTGCTGAAGGGTGCGGCCGCCATCCGCGCCGGGTGGGCGCCGATCGTGAGCGGCTTCGTGGATGCCGGCACCCCGGGCGTCACCGACTGCGACGTCCGACGACTGCCCTACCAGTCCCTGCACGGCGTGTGGCCGCTCGATTCCGGCGCCACGCTGCCTCCAACCACCACCGAGGAGATGACCAGATGA
- a CDS encoding fumarylacetoacetate hydrolase family protein, with amino-acid sequence MKLLRIGRAGAERPAVLTDEGTLHDVSAVATDDFGPRFLAGGGIERLADALATRELPAMDAAGQRIGAPITRPGKVICIGLNYADHAAESGMALPQEPVVFFKASNTVVGPNDDVLLPIGGEKTDWEVELGVVIGSQARYLEDETAARAVIAGYCVSNDVSERAFQLERGGQWVKGKSCETFNPLGPWLVTPDEVGDLDSLGLWLDVNGERVQDGTTKNMVFDVPHLVWYLSQFMVLEPGDLINTGTPAGVGLGFDPPRYLQEGDVMELSVEGLGTQRQICRRAAR; translated from the coding sequence ATGAAGTTGTTGCGTATCGGACGCGCCGGTGCCGAGCGGCCCGCCGTGCTCACGGACGAGGGCACGCTCCACGACGTCAGCGCGGTGGCTACCGACGACTTCGGTCCGCGCTTCCTTGCTGGGGGCGGCATCGAGCGACTCGCCGACGCGCTGGCAACAAGGGAGCTGCCGGCGATGGATGCTGCCGGCCAACGCATCGGAGCGCCCATCACCCGTCCCGGCAAGGTGATCTGCATCGGGTTGAACTACGCCGACCACGCGGCGGAGTCGGGAATGGCGCTGCCACAGGAACCGGTCGTCTTCTTCAAGGCCTCCAACACCGTGGTCGGCCCCAACGACGACGTGCTCCTGCCGATCGGTGGCGAGAAGACCGACTGGGAGGTGGAACTGGGCGTCGTCATCGGGTCGCAGGCCCGATACCTCGAAGACGAGACTGCGGCCAGGGCGGTCATCGCCGGCTACTGCGTGTCGAACGACGTCTCTGAGCGCGCGTTCCAACTCGAACGCGGTGGACAGTGGGTGAAGGGCAAGTCATGCGAGACGTTCAACCCGCTCGGTCCCTGGCTCGTCACCCCCGACGAGGTCGGCGACCTCGACTCCCTCGGCCTGTGGCTCGACGTCAACGGGGAGCGGGTCCAGGACGGGACGACCAAGAACATGGTCTTCGACGTCCCGCACCTCGTCTGGTACCTCAGCCAGTTCATGGTGCTCGAACCTGGCGACCTCATCAACACGGGTACGCCGGCCGGTGTCGGGCTCGGCTTCGACCCGCCTCGCTACCTGCAAGAGGGCGATGTGATGGAGCTCTCCGTCGAGGGGCTCGGCACGCAGCGCCAGATCTGCCGTCGAGCGGCCCGCTGA
- a CDS encoding RidA family protein, with protein MPIQHFGASPTRPLTPAVRAGEWLFVSGQASTDPTTGEVVSGTFAEEFDRAVDNLRAVLSYAGADLSQVVKVVAFLSDEAWLAEYNHRYLDAFPHPRPARTTFVSPLELVKFELECHVYLGD; from the coding sequence ATGCCGATCCAACACTTCGGAGCATCCCCCACGCGACCGCTCACGCCGGCGGTCCGGGCGGGTGAGTGGCTGTTCGTCTCCGGTCAGGCCTCGACCGATCCGACGACGGGTGAGGTGGTGTCCGGCACCTTCGCGGAGGAGTTCGATCGAGCCGTAGACAACCTGCGCGCCGTCTTGTCGTATGCGGGCGCTGACCTCAGTCAGGTCGTCAAAGTGGTCGCCTTCCTCAGCGATGAGGCCTGGCTGGCGGAGTACAACCACCGCTACCTCGATGCGTTCCCGCATCCCCGCCCGGCTCGAACCACCTTCGTCAGTCCGCTCGAACTCGTGAAGTTCGAACTGGAATGCCACGTGTACCTGGGGGACTGA
- a CDS encoding FAD-binding oxidoreductase, which yields MSADVDDGASEVVSLLRAILGHDGVIEDGDVLVAYQRDQAGFVSAGTPLAAVFPRSTAEVAAVVKLAHQRRIPLVPRGAGSGLAGGANAVDGCLVLVLTRMNAILAIDSVEHSARVQPGVINADLSRRVREEGLWYPPDPASWEFSTIGGNLATNAGGLCCVKYGVTRDWVQNLEVVLGDGRTVTVGRQTVKGVAGYDLVGLFVGSEGTLGIITEATLRLRPIPPARTTIVATFATLGAASEAIASVLAVSSPALLEIIDATTIAAIERWKRMGLDTDAAALLLVQSDLPGELVAAEATRIERACSDAGADLVVSSTDPEEAEMLLAARRFAFPALEQLGDTLLDDIAVPRGRLTAMIEAVGDIASRYGLTIGTFGHAGDGNLHPTIVYDRADPAQVERAAAAFDDIVQAALSLGGTVTGEHGVGLLKRDHLVQELGPVGVSLQRSIKAALDPHHILNPGKVFEGQDSP from the coding sequence GTGAGCGCGGACGTCGACGATGGCGCCTCGGAGGTCGTTTCCCTCCTGCGGGCGATCCTCGGCCACGATGGCGTGATCGAGGACGGCGACGTGCTGGTGGCCTACCAGCGGGACCAGGCGGGTTTCGTTTCCGCAGGGACACCTCTCGCGGCCGTCTTTCCCCGTTCCACAGCCGAGGTCGCTGCGGTGGTGAAGCTCGCCCACCAGCGCCGCATCCCGCTCGTCCCCCGTGGAGCTGGGTCGGGACTGGCGGGAGGCGCCAACGCCGTTGATGGTTGTCTCGTGCTCGTGCTCACCAGGATGAACGCGATCCTGGCCATCGACTCGGTCGAACACTCCGCGCGCGTCCAGCCGGGGGTGATCAACGCCGACCTCTCGCGCCGGGTGCGCGAGGAAGGCTTGTGGTATCCGCCGGACCCCGCAAGTTGGGAGTTCTCCACCATCGGCGGAAACCTGGCCACCAACGCAGGTGGCCTGTGCTGCGTGAAGTACGGCGTGACCCGCGACTGGGTGCAGAATCTCGAGGTCGTGCTCGGAGACGGCAGGACCGTCACCGTCGGCCGGCAGACCGTCAAGGGCGTCGCCGGGTACGACCTCGTCGGGTTGTTCGTGGGCTCAGAAGGCACCCTGGGCATCATCACCGAAGCCACGCTGCGGCTTCGTCCCATCCCTCCCGCCCGCACCACGATCGTCGCGACCTTCGCGACCCTGGGCGCGGCAAGCGAGGCCATCGCAAGCGTACTGGCCGTGTCCTCGCCGGCACTGCTCGAGATCATCGACGCCACGACCATCGCGGCGATCGAACGCTGGAAACGGATGGGGCTCGATACCGACGCGGCTGCGCTGCTGCTCGTGCAGTCGGACCTTCCGGGCGAACTGGTCGCTGCCGAGGCCACCCGCATCGAGCGAGCCTGTTCGGACGCAGGGGCCGATCTCGTCGTCTCGAGCACCGACCCCGAGGAAGCGGAGATGCTCCTCGCTGCCCGCCGGTTCGCCTTCCCAGCACTGGAGCAGCTCGGCGACACGCTGCTCGACGACATCGCCGTACCTCGCGGCCGCCTCACCGCGATGATCGAGGCCGTTGGCGACATCGCGAGCCGATACGGGCTGACCATCGGCACATTCGGTCATGCCGGTGACGGCAACCTGCATCCCACGATCGTTTACGACCGCGCTGACCCCGCTCAGGTCGAGCGCGCCGCGGCGGCATTCGACGACATCGTCCAGGCGGCGCTTTCGCTGGGCGGCACGGTCACCGGGGAACACGGTGTCGGACTGTTGAAGCGCGACCACCTGGTCCAGGAACTCGGACCGGTCGGAGTCAGTCTGCAACGGTCGATCAAGGCCGCACTCGACCCCCACCACATCCTCAACCCGGGCAAGGTCTTTGAGGGCCAGGACTCTCCATGA
- a CDS encoding C-terminal binding protein translates to MKVVITATDFPDADIERAILEDAGHEVVVTDVSAPHRIANEAADADALLVQFAIIDRDTISQLPKLQFISRYGVGVDNIDLEAAFERNIRVANVPSYGGDEVALHATSLILALIRHLPGFDRCVRAGQWNYRDTGPVAASADMTLGLLGLGRIGRTVAERAGVWFRQVIAHDPHVIDEGAVDLVGLDELFARADVVSVHVPLTSETAGSVDRRRMRLLGPGGYLVNTARGAVVRLDDLLEALDAGELRAAALDVQPHEPPPPSHPILRHPAVLLTPHVAWYSESAEADLRRQAARNVVAWQRGKPENLCR, encoded by the coding sequence ATGAAGGTGGTCATCACCGCCACCGATTTCCCCGACGCCGACATCGAGCGCGCGATCCTCGAGGATGCGGGACACGAGGTAGTGGTCACCGACGTTTCCGCCCCGCACCGGATCGCCAACGAGGCCGCCGACGCCGACGCGTTGCTGGTGCAGTTCGCCATCATCGACCGTGACACCATCAGCCAGCTACCGAAGCTGCAGTTCATCAGCCGCTATGGGGTCGGCGTCGACAACATCGACCTCGAAGCGGCCTTCGAGCGGAACATCCGCGTCGCGAACGTCCCCTCGTACGGCGGAGATGAGGTCGCCCTTCACGCGACGAGCCTGATTCTCGCCCTGATACGTCACCTACCTGGTTTCGACCGCTGCGTTCGAGCGGGGCAGTGGAACTACCGCGACACCGGACCGGTGGCTGCGTCAGCGGACATGACCCTTGGCCTGCTCGGGCTCGGTCGGATTGGGCGAACCGTCGCGGAACGGGCCGGCGTCTGGTTCAGGCAGGTCATCGCCCACGACCCCCACGTCATAGACGAGGGAGCAGTTGACCTCGTCGGCCTCGACGAGCTCTTCGCACGTGCCGACGTCGTCTCGGTCCATGTGCCCCTCACCTCCGAGACCGCCGGATCGGTCGACCGCCGACGGATGCGCCTGCTCGGCCCTGGCGGCTACCTGGTGAATACCGCTCGCGGGGCGGTCGTCCGGCTCGATGATCTCCTCGAAGCCCTCGACGCGGGGGAATTGCGCGCGGCAGCGCTCGACGTCCAGCCCCACGAGCCGCCGCCGCCGAGTCACCCGATCCTGAGGCACCCTGCCGTCTTGCTGACCCCGCATGTCGCCTGGTACTCGGAGTCAGCCGAAGCCGACCTGCGCCGACAGGCCGCGAGGAACGTCGTGGCATGGCAGCGCGGAAAGCCGGAGAACCTCTGCCGATAG
- a CDS encoding pirin family protein translates to MMRTDGVVLQQVELGRVWQTVDPFLFCVHHDDDYPEGDDELGPCAPLVGRDLGMDFSGRDGWSMYHGSLVPGFPQHPHRGFETISFLRKGFMDHADSLGAAARFGRGDVQWMTAGSGIVHAEMFPLLNRDAHNETELFQIWINLPSTDKMVPPHFSMLWSHQIPRHTFLDGAGRPTEVTVVAGELVAGERAPEPPPHSWASRPDTDVGIYHAAISPEGSWRLGPAAHRETMRTVYVFRGGSVRIGASEVTGGHAAVVRPDVPITLTDTGDGAEVLVLQGRPIGEPIVQYGPFVMNTKAEIQKAYHDYHETHFGGWPWPVDDPNHGADLRRFARHADGRTEELAAAS, encoded by the coding sequence ATGATGCGTACCGATGGCGTCGTCCTGCAGCAGGTGGAGCTCGGCCGGGTGTGGCAGACGGTCGACCCGTTCCTCTTCTGCGTCCACCACGACGACGACTACCCCGAGGGCGACGACGAGCTGGGGCCCTGCGCCCCGCTCGTCGGCCGCGACCTCGGCATGGACTTCTCGGGCCGCGACGGCTGGTCGATGTACCACGGCTCGCTCGTACCGGGCTTCCCCCAGCACCCCCACCGCGGTTTCGAGACGATCTCGTTCCTGCGCAAGGGCTTCATGGACCACGCCGACTCGCTCGGTGCGGCGGCGCGGTTCGGTCGCGGCGACGTGCAGTGGATGACGGCCGGCTCGGGGATCGTGCACGCCGAGATGTTCCCCCTGCTCAACCGGGACGCGCACAACGAGACCGAGCTGTTCCAGATCTGGATCAACCTGCCGTCCACGGACAAGATGGTCCCGCCCCACTTCTCCATGTTGTGGAGCCACCAGATCCCTCGTCACACCTTCCTCGACGGTGCCGGTCGCCCGACCGAGGTCACCGTCGTCGCCGGCGAACTGGTCGCGGGCGAGCGGGCCCCCGAGCCGCCGCCGCACTCCTGGGCGTCGCGTCCGGACACCGACGTCGGCATCTACCACGCCGCGATCTCGCCCGAGGGCTCGTGGCGTCTCGGCCCGGCCGCACACCGCGAGACCATGCGCACCGTGTACGTCTTCCGGGGCGGCTCGGTACGCATCGGGGCGAGCGAGGTGACCGGCGGACATGCCGCGGTGGTGCGTCCCGACGTGCCGATCACGCTGACCGACACGGGTGACGGCGCCGAGGTGCTGGTGCTGCAGGGCCGCCCCATCGGCGAACCGATCGTGCAGTACGGGCCCTTCGTGATGAACACCAAGGCCGAGATTCAGAAGGCCTACCACGACTACCACGAGACCCACTTCGGTGGCTGGCCGTGGCCGGTGGACGACCCCAACCACGGCGCGGACCTGCGCCGGTTCGCCCGCCACGCCGACGGCCGCACCGAGGAACTGGCCGCCGCCAGCTGA